The following proteins come from a genomic window of Sebastes fasciatus isolate fSebFas1 chromosome 6, fSebFas1.pri, whole genome shotgun sequence:
- the clip1a gene encoding uncharacterized protein clip1a isoform X4: MSSAKPSGIKGPSKIARPPGTAAPKTNPSTAVAKVAVADKSAASASGEDAQSGGESFQVGDRVWVNGNKPGYIQFLGDAQFAPGQWAGIVLDEPIGKNDGSVAGVRYFQCEALRGIFTRPSKLSLTEGEANGTETAPPSRAASPTPSVGSVASHTPATKSTLPSTTPATKKASPTTPATPATPAPPSSNLARTNSESVSNLSESGSVKKGERELKMGDRVLVGGTKAGVVRFLGETDFAKGEWCGVELDEPLGKNDGAVAGTRYFQCQPKYGLFAPVHKVTRIGFPSTTPAKAKTTVRKVVATPSGLKRSPSASSISTMSSVASSVSAKPSRTGLLTETSSRYNRKISGTTALQEALKEKQQHIEQLMAERDMERAEVAKATCHVGEMEQEIGALRDDQEQMETKMDQLRALVEAADKDKVEMLNQLEEERRKVEDLQFRVEEACITKGDLEVATVSEKSRIMDLEKDLSLRRREVSDLQLRLGTQQGSEDSNSTLSPLLEEINSLRDQLACQEVKQQEELATYKEKLEAQEKTHSETAAQLQATSVRLSGDKEQLQMRLSQAEKENADKIELWRSKLESAVDSHQQAMEELKVSFSKGAGAQAEELIETKSALEKLKMEHKSAVEEAGDKHEADAAAWIRETQALKAQRSSLIEDKERLEESLRSSVDKAEEQHLVEMEDVLGKLHAAELRVNELEEKEAMLAQQAQDKDGETKEQMSEMVALRSQVAQGNKELVTLKSQLEVVQSQGDNQGAKVSELSSQLEGRQQEVLSLQQSVTTVQQEKDSLEQELGGLKQKLSQSTEEQTKSSNTMQETLEKLSKKEEQCTSLTTESDSIKSQLAGLERKLKAADEKLEQLSKDKCKLENDISDMMKTSGDSSVQLTKMNEDLIQKERRLEELQCQLSEEKEKVAHSNEQLQQEQSRREQELKETRDTHQSQISSLQEKITNLEKTVKQGETLVEELKASQEKSISEASKLNVKKLKVLQSQVDTLKQELSSSKDKTQELETFVSELQPYKEQAQCLSAELDSLKHDVEHLTKKLEKQSLDLETMCKESGDVKAEKGKLEKQRSDVQTKLSALEISHQELSVQNEELLITRDKLSKHEEELLVSNKSSDEERISLNKELEKLKDLLQEVQTENKNLKHAKDEHQDKIEELQRRDAEKNDLILKHQQDIQQIEVKKKQLNEDYENIFKEKNRLEDDLNESRSKLTCEKDNLILERDSARNAKKSLDAKNAELQAKLKSLNLEKEDLTMKNTQLQALTETLTKDKVERSSEISAALLDKKSLETVKEELQNKLSVTKKDLESSARECEELKASKMSLAQMLEEFKTSSQVTDSERVHLLQEKEDLLTIQRKVCNEKEELLREMEELKEKLQVSTEQLSKSNEKFTEASSSFEQEKQALRLQNSEIEMALHVIRKEKMSLDSALEQQKMDYERLAGEKGELEEKHTKTISENNVLSLERDKLASDIRTNKDQLDSYSRANDVFIQEKSDITVKLEETKRQKEKVEAELTSLKREKADLQNELQKSNSDIEIFEKGKTELVKEHGKLKMDFERANSELVKQVDNLTKDCQRLKSLQTDADGKAQSLQKEKQVLLEEFQELKCQTESMSGAKQLLESQLQAESSERNKAMSDKDGLSKQIEELQKTLSKVTQENSEVSSNIKNADEQKKSFMMDMEALKTQLKQREQETSQLTEDKGQLLSKLEDIGKQMTSLTTEKEDLLAGQCKLEQNISSLHTSQENWLGERSRLLGEIEKFHASQKQLEVDVKGLQTDKELLEKQCKNAVAEVSASAVVKEEISSSISNLTAQKDALQVERDEATQQVRQLESQLKNAISKQLEATEASGKTTEALEQLTTDKASLLQEKNEAQTLLEELRSSKQKMETQLKTLKKHNSKYQEDLNVSKEQLSIETQRTESMCQEIEELKEAVTVKTQSLQKLQDKNNKLTQELDNGHKGQSDLVKLKDEQSKLKKQLKQSLPNNAFRESTLKEQFEKEKAALQKSIHKNSALISEKDQQVENLRSELVGLRGESASVKTLEGTIHSLERDKANLQDRVQRLERNLAAGPNTINESSGDTVLDQLREDKETAESQIEFLNSVIIDLQRKNEEQKGKLETMAAAALNGNNPSQLDNHDSHDKEPAKKKLPPRLFCDICDCFDLHDTEDCPTQMQMPDSPQHTTYHGSKGGGERAYCDICEVFGHWTESCNDDQTF; the protein is encoded by the exons ATGAGCTCAGCCAAGCCCAGTGGGATCAAAGGGCCCAGCAAGATAGCTAGGCCACCTGGGACAGCGGCCCCCAAGACCAACCCCAGCACAG CAGTAGCTAAAGTTGCTGTGGCTGACAAATCAGCTGCCAGTGCCAGTGGAGAGGATGCCCAGAGTGGTGGGGAGAGCTTCCAGGTTGGGGACCGAGTATGGGTAAATGGGAATAAACCGGGCTACATACAGTTTTTGGGAGATGCACAGTTTGCTCCAGGACAGTGGGCAGGGATTGTTCTCGATGAGCCAATTGGGAAGAACGATGGGTCGGTGGCAGGCGTGCGCTACTTCCAGTGTGAAGCCCTGCGAGGAATATTTACCCGCCCATCCAAGTTGTCTCTCACAGAGGGGGAGGCTAATGGAACTGAGACGGCACCCCCCTCCCGCGCTGCATCACCCACTCCTTCAGTTGGCAGTGTGGCCTCGCATACACCCGCCACAAAATCAACATTACCCTCAACTACCCCGGCAACCAAGAAGGCCTCCCCCACTACACCAGCTACACCAGCTACGCCAGCTCCACCATCTTCCAACCTCGCACGCACAAACAGTGAATCTGTCTCCAACCTCTCCGAGAGTGGATCAGTCAAGAAGGGGGAACGGGAACTGAAGATGGGTGACCGAGTACTG GTTGGTGGTACAAAGGCTGGAGTGGTACGTTTCCTTGGAGAAACAGATTTTGCCAAAGGCGAGTGGTGTGGTGTGGAATTGGATGAGCCCTTAGGAAAGAATGATGGCGCAGTGGCAGGCACAAG ATATTTTCAGTGTCAACCCAAGTATGGCTTATTTGCTCCAGTGCACAAAGTCACACGCATTGGCTTCCCCTCCACCACGCCAGCCAAAGCAAAAACAACGGTTCGGAAAGTAGTGGCCACACCATCAGGTCTGAAGCGAAGCCCGAGTGCCTCCTCCATCAGTACCATGAGCTCTGTGGCATCCTCCGTCAGCGCCAAGCCCAGCCGCACAGGCCTG CTAACGGAGACATCATCACGGTATAATCGTAAGATTTCAGGCACCACAGCCCTGCAGGAGGCGCTGAAGGAGAAGCAGCAGCATATTGAGCAGCTTATGGCTGAGAGGGACATGGAGAGAGCGGAGGTTGCCAAGGCCACTTGCCATGTTGGAGAGATGGAGCAAGAAATTGGCGCGCTCAGGGATGATCAGGAGCAG ATGGAGACCAAGATGGATCAGTTACGTGCCTTGGTAGAAGCTGCGGACAAAGACAAAGTGGAGATGCTGaatcagctggaggaggagcgtAG GAAGGTGGAGGACCTTCAGTTCCGCGTAGAGGAAGCTTGCATTACCAAAGGAGACCTGGAG GTTGCTACTGTGTCGGAAAAATCCCGTATTATGGACCTTGAGAAGGACCTTTCACTGCGAAGAAGAGAGGTATCTGACCTGCAGCTGCGTCTCGGGACCCAACAGGGCTCTGAGGACTCAAACTCTACTCTTTCTCCCCTTCTGGAAGAGATAAACTCTCTGAGGGATCAGTTGGCTTGCCAAGAAGTTAAGCAGCAAGAAGAGCTTGCAACGTACAAGGAGAAGCTAGAAGCTCAAGAAAAGACCCACAGCGAGACAGCTGCCCAGCTTCAGGCTACATCTGTGAGGCTCTCTGGTGACAAAGAGCAGTTGCAGATGCGCTTAAGCCAGGCGGAGAAGGAGAATGCTGACAAAATTGAACTGTGGCGTTCCAAGTTGGAGTCTGCCGTTGACTCTCACCAGCAAGCCATGGAGGAGCTGAAGGTGTCCTTCAGCAAAGGCGCAGGTGCCCAGGCAGAAGAACTTATCGAAACCAAAAGTGCACTAGAGAAGCTGAAGATGGAGCACAAGTCGGCTGTAGAGGAGGCTGGAGACAAACATGAGGCCGATGCTGCAGCTTGGATTCGGGAGACGCAGGCACTGAAGGCACAGCGGTCGTCTTTGATTGAGGACAAGGAGCGACTGGAGGAGTCGCTGCGGTCCAGCGTTGACAAAGCAGAGGAGCAGCACCTTGTGGAGATGGAGGATGTTCTTGGGAAACTCCATGCTGCCGAACTTAGGGTGAACGAGCTTGAGGAGAAAGAAGCGATGTTGGCACAACAGGCCCAAGACAAGGACGGAGAAACCAAAGAGCAGATGTCAGAAATGGTGGCTCTGCGCAGCCAAGTAGCACAAGGTAACAAGGAGCTTGTGACCCTGAAGAGTCAATTAGAGGTGGTTCAGAGCCAAGGGGACAACCAGGGTGCCAAG GTGAGTGAATTGAGCTCACAGTTGGAGGGCCGACAGCAGGAAGTCCTGTCTTTACAGCAGAGTGTGACCACTGTACAGCAGGAGAAAGACTCCCTGGAACAAGAGCTCGGAGGCCTG AAACAAAAGTTGTCTCAAAGCACGGAGGAGCAGACTAAATCATCAAACACTATGCAAG AAACACTTGAGAAGCTCAGTAAGAAGGAAGAGCAGTGCACATCTCTGACGACAGAATCAGATTCTATAAAAAGTCAACTTGCCG GGCTGGAGAGGAAGCTGAAGGCTGCAGATGAAAAGCTTGAGCAGCTTTCAAAGGACAAATGCAAGCTGGAAAATGATATTTCAGACATGATGAAGACATCTGGTGATAGTTCAGTACAGCTGACCAAAATGAATGAAGATCTCATACAGAAAGAAAG GAGGCTGGAGGAGTTACAGTGTCAACTatcagaggagaaggagaaggtggCACACTCAAATGAACAACTCCAGCAGGAACAGTCCCGTAGAGAGCAGGAGCTGAAAGAGACCAGAGATACACATCAGTCTCAAATAAGTAGCCTTCAGGAGAAGATCACTAATTTG GAGAAGACTGTTAAACAGGGTGAGACCCTTGTTGAGGAGCTCAAGGCCTCACAAGAGAAATCCATCTCTGAGGCTTCAAAGCTCAATGTGAAGAAGCTCAAGGTTCTGCAGAGTCAGGTTGACACGTTGAAGCAGGAACTCTCCTCCTCCAAGGACAAAACCCAGGAGCTGGAGACGTTTGTATCTGAGCTGCAGCCATACAAGGAACAAGCTCAG TGTCTTTCTGCTGAGCTTGACTCCCTCAAGCATGATGTTGAACATTTGACCAAAAAACTGGAAAAGCAGAGTCTAGATCTGGAAACTATGTGTAAGGAAAGTGGAGATGTTAAGGCTGAAAAAGGCAAACTGGAGAAACAGCGTTCAGATGTGCAGACTAAGCTCTCTGCCCTTGAGATTAGTCACCAGGAGCTTTCAGTCCAGAATGAAGAACTGCTAATAACCAGAGATAAGCTTTCAAAACATGAAGAGGAGCTACTTGTCAGCAACAAGAGCTCGGATGAAGAAAGAATTTCATTGAACAAGGAGTTGGAGAAGCTCAAAGATCTTCTTCAAGAAGTAcagactgaaaacaaaaacctgAAGCACGCTAAAGATGAACACCAGGACAAAATTGAGGAGCTTCAACGACGAGATGCAGAGAAGAATGACTTGATCCTAAAGCATCAGCAGGACATCCAGCAAATTGAGGTTAAAAAGAAGCAGCTAAATGAGGATtatgaaaacatcttcaaagaGAAGAACCGGCTTGAAGACGACCTCAATGAAAGCAGGTCGAAGCTCACGTGTGAGAAGGACAATCTCATTTTAGAGAGAGATTCTGCTAGAAATGCCAAAAAATCTCTTGATGCTAAGAATGCTGAGTTGCAGGCAAAACTTAAATCCTTGAACTTGGAAAAAGAAGATCTTACAATGAAGAACACCCAGCTGCAGGCCCTCACAGAAACTCTGACGAAAGACAAGGTGGAGAGGTCTTCTGAGATCAGTGCTGCTCTCTTGGATAAAAAGAGCCTTGAGACAGTGAAGGAGGAGCTCCAGAATAAGCTCAGTGTTACCAAGAAAGACTTGGAGAGCTCTGCGCGTGAATGTGAAGAACTTAAAGCCTCCAAAATGAGCCTGGCGCAAATGCTGGAGGAGTTCAAGACGAGCAGTCAGGTGACTGATTCTGAGAGGGTTCACCTTCTGCAGGAGAAGGAAGACTTGCTCACGATCCAAAGAAAAGTCTGCAATGAGAAGGAAGAGCTCCTCCGAGAGATGGAAGAATTAAAGGAGAAGCTTCAAGTCTCAACAGAACAACTGTCAAAGTCCAACGAGAAATTTACAGAAGCATCATCATCTTTTGAGCAGGAGAAGCAAGCACTTCGCCTTCAGAATTCAGAAATTGAGATGGCTCTACATGTTATACGCAAAGAAAAGATGAGCCTGGATTCAGCACTAGAGCAGCAGAAGATGGATTATGAGCGTTTGGCAGGAGAGAAGGGAGAATTAGAAGAGAAGCACACAAAAACTATATCTGAGAATAATGTTCTTTCTCTTGAGCGCGATAAGCTAGCTAGTGATATCCGAACAAATAAGGACCAGTTGGATAGCTACTCCAGAGCTAATGATGTCTTTATTCAAGAAAAGTCTGATATAACAGTAAAGCTAGAGGAGACCAAAcggcaaaaagaaaaagttgaaGCAGAGTTGACCTCTTTGAAACGAGAAAAGGCTGACTTACAAAATGAGCTGCAGAAAAGCAACTCTGATATTGAAATTTTCGAAAAGGGCAAAACTGAGCTTGTTAAAGAGCACGGTAAACTAAAAATGGATTTTGAGAGGGCTAATTCAGAACTTGTTAAACAGGTTGATAACCTTACAAAAGATTGTCAGCGTCTGAAATCGTTGCAGACTGACGCTGACGGCAAAGCGCAGTCCTTGCAGAAAGAGAAGCAGGTTCTGCTTGAGGAGTTCCAGGAGTTAAAATGTCAGACTGAATCAATGTCGGGAGCCAAGCAGCTTCTTGAGAGCCAGCTACAGGCCGAGTCCAGTGAACGGAATAAAGCGATGTCTGATAAGGATGGTCTCTCCAAACAaattgaggagctgcagaaaaCATTGTCAAAAGTTACACAAGAAAATAGCGAGGTTTCATCTAACATTAAGAATGCTGATGAGCAAAAGAAGTCTTTTATGATGGATATGGAGGCTCTGAAAACGCAATTGAAGCAGCGAGAGCAAGAAACTAGTCAGTTGACAGAAGATAAAGGACAGCTTTTATCTAAGCTTGAGGATATAGGCAAACAGATGACCTCCCTGACCACAGAGAAGGAAGACCTTTTAGCTGGACAGTGTAAACTGGAGCAGAACATTTCTTCTCTCCACACAAGCCAAGAAAATTGGCTCGGAGAACGGTCTAGACTCCTTGGAGAAATAGAGAAGTTTCACGCTAGCCAGAAACAACTAGAGGTTGACGTCAAGGGCCTACAAACCGATAAAGAACTTTTGGAAAAGCAATGCAAGAATGCCGTCGCGGAGGTGTCGGCTTCTGCCGTTGTGAAAGAAGAGATTTCCTCCAGCATTTCTAATCTGACGGCTCAGAAGGATGCCCTGCAGGTGGAGAGAGATGAAGCCACCCAGCAAGTCAGGCAGCTGGAGTCCCAACTAAAAAATGCCATTTCTAAGCAGCTTGAG GCTACAGAGGCCTCTGGCAAGACCACTGAGGCTCTGGAACAGCTGACAACAGACAAAGCCAGTTTGCTGCAGGAGAAGAACGAAGCCCAAACTTTGCTGGAAGAGCTCCGGAGCTCCAAGCAGAAGATGGAGACACAG CTGAAAACATTGAAGAAACATAATTCCAAGTACCAAGAAGATCTGAATGTATCCAAAGAGCAGCTCAGCATAGAAACTCAGAGGACTGAGAGTATGTGCCAGGAAAT TGAGGAGCTTAAAGAAGCCGTTACTGTGAAGACGCAGTCCCTGCAGAAGCTGCAAGATAAGAACAACAAGCTGACTCAGGAGCTTGATAACGGTCACAAAGGCCAGAGCGATCTTGTGAAG cTCAAGGATGAGCAATCAAAACTCAAAAAGCAGTTGAAGCAAAG CCTGCCGAATAATGCCTTCAG GGAGAGCACCTTGAAGGAGCAGTTTGAAAAGGAGAAGGCCGCCCTCCAAAAGTCCATCCATAAAAACAGTGCCTTAATTTCAGAAAAGGACCAGCAGGTGGAAAACCTGAGGAGCGAG CTGGTTGGACTGCGTGGGGAAAGTGCCTCAGTTAAGACACTGGAGGGTACAATTCACTCCTTGGAGCGGGACAAGGCTAATCTACAGGACCGTGTTCAGAGACTGGAGAGGAACCTGGCTGCAGGGCCCAACACCATCAACGAGTCCTCAG GTGATACAGTTTTGGACCAACTAAGAGAGGATAAGGAGACTGCAGAGAGCCAG ATTGAGTTCCTGAATTCAGTCATCATCGACCTCCAGAGgaagaatgaggaacaaaagGGCAAATTGGAGACAATGGCAGCTGCTGCTCTCAATGGGAATAATCCAAGTCAGCTGGATAACCATGATAG CCATGACAAGGAACCCGCGAAGAAGAAGCTTCCCCCAAGGCTGTTCTGTGACATCTGCGACTGCTTCGACCTCCACGACACAGAGGACTGTCCCACACAAATGCAGATGCCCGACTCCCCTCAACACACCACCTACCACGGCAGTAAGGGCGGCGGCGAGCGGGCCTACTGCGACATCTGTGAGGTCTTTGGCCACTGGACCGAATCCTGTAACGACGACCAGACCTTTTAA
- the clip1a gene encoding CAP-Gly domain-containing linker protein 1 isoform X8: MSSAKPSGIKGPSKIARPPGTAAPKTNPSTAVAKVAVADKSAASASGEDAQSGGESFQVGDRVWVNGNKPGYIQFLGDAQFAPGQWAGIVLDEPIGKNDGSVAGVRYFQCEALRGIFTRPSKLSLTEGEANGTETAPPSRAASPTPSVGSVASHTPATKSTLPSTTPATKKASPTTPATPATPAPPSSNLARTNSESVSNLSESGSVKKGERELKMGDRVLVGGTKAGVVRFLGETDFAKGEWCGVELDEPLGKNDGAVAGTRYFQCQPKYGLFAPVHKVTRIGFPSTTPAKAKTTVRKVVATPSGLKRSPSASSISTMSSVASSVSAKPSRTGLLTETSSRYNRKISGTTALQEALKEKQQHIEQLMAERDMERAEVAKATCHVGEMEQEIGALRDDQEQMETKMDQLRALVEAADKDKVEMLNQLEEERRKVEDLQFRVEEACITKGDLETQTRLEHAHIKELEQSLLFEKTKAEKLQRELEDTRVATVSEKSRIMDLEKDLSLRRREVSDLQLRLGTQQGSEDSNSTLSPLLEEINSLRDQLACQEVKQQEELATYKEKLEAQEKTHSETAAQLQATSVRLSGDKEQLQMRLSQAEKENADKIELWRSKLESAVDSHQQAMEELKVSFSKGAGAQAEELIETKSALEKLKMEHKSAVEEAGDKHEADAAAWIRETQALKAQRSSLIEDKERLEESLRSSVDKAEEQHLVEMEDVLGKLHAAELRVNELEEKEAMLAQQAQDKDGETKEQMSEMVALRSQVAQGNKELVTLKSQLEVVQSQGDNQGAKVSELSSQLEGRQQEVLSLQQSVTTVQQEKDSLEQELGGLKQKLSQSTEEQTKSSNTMQETLEKLSKKEEQCTSLTTESDSIKSQLAGLERKLKAADEKLEQLSKDKCKLENDISDMMKTSGDSSVQLTKMNEDLIQKERRLEELQCQLSEEKEKVAHSNEQLQQEQSRREQELKETRDTHQSQISSLQEKITNLEKTVKQGETLVEELKASQEKSISEASKLNVKKLKVLQSQVDTLKQELSSSKDKTQELETFVSELQPYKEQAQATEASGKTTEALEQLTTDKASLLQEKNEAQTLLEELRSSKQKMETQLKTLKKHNSKYQEDLNVSKEQLSIETQRTESMCQEIEELKEAVTVKTQSLQKLQDKNNKLTQELDNGHKGQSDLVKLKDEQSKLKKQLKQRESTLKEQFEKEKAALQKSIHKNSALISEKDQQVENLRSELVGLRGESASVKTLEGTIHSLERDKANLQDRVQRLERNLAAGPNTINESSGDTVLDQLREDKETAESQIEFLNSVIIDLQRKNEEQKGKLETMAAAALNGNNPSQLDNHDSHDKEPAKKKLPPRLFCDICDCFDLHDTEDCPTQMQMPDSPQHTTYHGSKGGGERAYCDICEVFGHWTESCNDDQTF; encoded by the exons ATGAGCTCAGCCAAGCCCAGTGGGATCAAAGGGCCCAGCAAGATAGCTAGGCCACCTGGGACAGCGGCCCCCAAGACCAACCCCAGCACAG CAGTAGCTAAAGTTGCTGTGGCTGACAAATCAGCTGCCAGTGCCAGTGGAGAGGATGCCCAGAGTGGTGGGGAGAGCTTCCAGGTTGGGGACCGAGTATGGGTAAATGGGAATAAACCGGGCTACATACAGTTTTTGGGAGATGCACAGTTTGCTCCAGGACAGTGGGCAGGGATTGTTCTCGATGAGCCAATTGGGAAGAACGATGGGTCGGTGGCAGGCGTGCGCTACTTCCAGTGTGAAGCCCTGCGAGGAATATTTACCCGCCCATCCAAGTTGTCTCTCACAGAGGGGGAGGCTAATGGAACTGAGACGGCACCCCCCTCCCGCGCTGCATCACCCACTCCTTCAGTTGGCAGTGTGGCCTCGCATACACCCGCCACAAAATCAACATTACCCTCAACTACCCCGGCAACCAAGAAGGCCTCCCCCACTACACCAGCTACACCAGCTACGCCAGCTCCACCATCTTCCAACCTCGCACGCACAAACAGTGAATCTGTCTCCAACCTCTCCGAGAGTGGATCAGTCAAGAAGGGGGAACGGGAACTGAAGATGGGTGACCGAGTACTG GTTGGTGGTACAAAGGCTGGAGTGGTACGTTTCCTTGGAGAAACAGATTTTGCCAAAGGCGAGTGGTGTGGTGTGGAATTGGATGAGCCCTTAGGAAAGAATGATGGCGCAGTGGCAGGCACAAG ATATTTTCAGTGTCAACCCAAGTATGGCTTATTTGCTCCAGTGCACAAAGTCACACGCATTGGCTTCCCCTCCACCACGCCAGCCAAAGCAAAAACAACGGTTCGGAAAGTAGTGGCCACACCATCAGGTCTGAAGCGAAGCCCGAGTGCCTCCTCCATCAGTACCATGAGCTCTGTGGCATCCTCCGTCAGCGCCAAGCCCAGCCGCACAGGCCTG CTAACGGAGACATCATCACGGTATAATCGTAAGATTTCAGGCACCACAGCCCTGCAGGAGGCGCTGAAGGAGAAGCAGCAGCATATTGAGCAGCTTATGGCTGAGAGGGACATGGAGAGAGCGGAGGTTGCCAAGGCCACTTGCCATGTTGGAGAGATGGAGCAAGAAATTGGCGCGCTCAGGGATGATCAGGAGCAG ATGGAGACCAAGATGGATCAGTTACGTGCCTTGGTAGAAGCTGCGGACAAAGACAAAGTGGAGATGCTGaatcagctggaggaggagcgtAG GAAGGTGGAGGACCTTCAGTTCCGCGTAGAGGAAGCTTGCATTACCAAAGGAGACCTGGAG ACGCAGACCAGACTGGAGCATGCCCACATTAAGGAGCTTGAACAGAGCCTACTCTTTGAAAAGACCAAAGCTGAGAAGCTCCAAAGAGAGTTAGAAGACACTAGG GTTGCTACTGTGTCGGAAAAATCCCGTATTATGGACCTTGAGAAGGACCTTTCACTGCGAAGAAGAGAGGTATCTGACCTGCAGCTGCGTCTCGGGACCCAACAGGGCTCTGAGGACTCAAACTCTACTCTTTCTCCCCTTCTGGAAGAGATAAACTCTCTGAGGGATCAGTTGGCTTGCCAAGAAGTTAAGCAGCAAGAAGAGCTTGCAACGTACAAGGAGAAGCTAGAAGCTCAAGAAAAGACCCACAGCGAGACAGCTGCCCAGCTTCAGGCTACATCTGTGAGGCTCTCTGGTGACAAAGAGCAGTTGCAGATGCGCTTAAGCCAGGCGGAGAAGGAGAATGCTGACAAAATTGAACTGTGGCGTTCCAAGTTGGAGTCTGCCGTTGACTCTCACCAGCAAGCCATGGAGGAGCTGAAGGTGTCCTTCAGCAAAGGCGCAGGTGCCCAGGCAGAAGAACTTATCGAAACCAAAAGTGCACTAGAGAAGCTGAAGATGGAGCACAAGTCGGCTGTAGAGGAGGCTGGAGACAAACATGAGGCCGATGCTGCAGCTTGGATTCGGGAGACGCAGGCACTGAAGGCACAGCGGTCGTCTTTGATTGAGGACAAGGAGCGACTGGAGGAGTCGCTGCGGTCCAGCGTTGACAAAGCAGAGGAGCAGCACCTTGTGGAGATGGAGGATGTTCTTGGGAAACTCCATGCTGCCGAACTTAGGGTGAACGAGCTTGAGGAGAAAGAAGCGATGTTGGCACAACAGGCCCAAGACAAGGACGGAGAAACCAAAGAGCAGATGTCAGAAATGGTGGCTCTGCGCAGCCAAGTAGCACAAGGTAACAAGGAGCTTGTGACCCTGAAGAGTCAATTAGAGGTGGTTCAGAGCCAAGGGGACAACCAGGGTGCCAAG GTGAGTGAATTGAGCTCACAGTTGGAGGGCCGACAGCAGGAAGTCCTGTCTTTACAGCAGAGTGTGACCACTGTACAGCAGGAGAAAGACTCCCTGGAACAAGAGCTCGGAGGCCTG AAACAAAAGTTGTCTCAAAGCACGGAGGAGCAGACTAAATCATCAAACACTATGCAAG AAACACTTGAGAAGCTCAGTAAGAAGGAAGAGCAGTGCACATCTCTGACGACAGAATCAGATTCTATAAAAAGTCAACTTGCCG GGCTGGAGAGGAAGCTGAAGGCTGCAGATGAAAAGCTTGAGCAGCTTTCAAAGGACAAATGCAAGCTGGAAAATGATATTTCAGACATGATGAAGACATCTGGTGATAGTTCAGTACAGCTGACCAAAATGAATGAAGATCTCATACAGAAAGAAAG GAGGCTGGAGGAGTTACAGTGTCAACTatcagaggagaaggagaaggtggCACACTCAAATGAACAACTCCAGCAGGAACAGTCCCGTAGAGAGCAGGAGCTGAAAGAGACCAGAGATACACATCAGTCTCAAATAAGTAGCCTTCAGGAGAAGATCACTAATTTG GAGAAGACTGTTAAACAGGGTGAGACCCTTGTTGAGGAGCTCAAGGCCTCACAAGAGAAATCCATCTCTGAGGCTTCAAAGCTCAATGTGAAGAAGCTCAAGGTTCTGCAGAGTCAGGTTGACACGTTGAAGCAGGAACTCTCCTCCTCCAAGGACAAAACCCAGGAGCTGGAGACGTTTGTATCTGAGCTGCAGCCATACAAGGAACAAGCTCAG GCTACAGAGGCCTCTGGCAAGACCACTGAGGCTCTGGAACAGCTGACAACAGACAAAGCCAGTTTGCTGCAGGAGAAGAACGAAGCCCAAACTTTGCTGGAAGAGCTCCGGAGCTCCAAGCAGAAGATGGAGACACAG CTGAAAACATTGAAGAAACATAATTCCAAGTACCAAGAAGATCTGAATGTATCCAAAGAGCAGCTCAGCATAGAAACTCAGAGGACTGAGAGTATGTGCCAGGAAAT TGAGGAGCTTAAAGAAGCCGTTACTGTGAAGACGCAGTCCCTGCAGAAGCTGCAAGATAAGAACAACAAGCTGACTCAGGAGCTTGATAACGGTCACAAAGGCCAGAGCGATCTTGTGAAG cTCAAGGATGAGCAATCAAAACTCAAAAAGCAGTTGAAGCAAAG GGAGAGCACCTTGAAGGAGCAGTTTGAAAAGGAGAAGGCCGCCCTCCAAAAGTCCATCCATAAAAACAGTGCCTTAATTTCAGAAAAGGACCAGCAGGTGGAAAACCTGAGGAGCGAG CTGGTTGGACTGCGTGGGGAAAGTGCCTCAGTTAAGACACTGGAGGGTACAATTCACTCCTTGGAGCGGGACAAGGCTAATCTACAGGACCGTGTTCAGAGACTGGAGAGGAACCTGGCTGCAGGGCCCAACACCATCAACGAGTCCTCAG GTGATACAGTTTTGGACCAACTAAGAGAGGATAAGGAGACTGCAGAGAGCCAG ATTGAGTTCCTGAATTCAGTCATCATCGACCTCCAGAGgaagaatgaggaacaaaagGGCAAATTGGAGACAATGGCAGCTGCTGCTCTCAATGGGAATAATCCAAGTCAGCTGGATAACCATGATAG CCATGACAAGGAACCCGCGAAGAAGAAGCTTCCCCCAAGGCTGTTCTGTGACATCTGCGACTGCTTCGACCTCCACGACACAGAGGACTGTCCCACACAAATGCAGATGCCCGACTCCCCTCAACACACCACCTACCACGGCAGTAAGGGCGGCGGCGAGCGGGCCTACTGCGACATCTGTGAGGTCTTTGGCCACTGGACCGAATCCTGTAACGACGACCAGACCTTTTAA